In one Cervus canadensis isolate Bull #8, Minnesota chromosome 22, ASM1932006v1, whole genome shotgun sequence genomic region, the following are encoded:
- the WNT5A gene encoding protein Wnt-5a — MKKSIGILSPGVAWGTAGRAMSSKFFLMALAIFLSFAQVVIEANSWWSLGMNNPVQMSEVYIIGAQPLCSQLAGLSQGQKKLCHLYQDHMQYIGEGAKTGIKECQYQFRHRRWNCSTVDNTSVFGRVMQIGSRETAFTYAVSAAGVVNAMSRACREGELSTCGCSRAARPKDLPRDWLWGGCGDNIDYGYRFAKEFVDARERERIHAKGSYESARILMNLHNNEAGRRTVYSLADVACKCHGVSGSCSLKTCWLQLADFRKVGDALKEKYDSAAAMRLNSRGKLVQVNSRFNSPTTQDLVYIDPSPDYCVRNESTGSLGTQGRLCNKTSEGMDGCELMCCGRGYDQFKTVQTERCHCKFHWCCYVKCKKCTEIVDQFVCK, encoded by the exons ATGAAG aAGTCGATTGGAATATTAAGCCCAGGAGTTGCTTGGGGGACGGCTGGAAGGGCAATGTCTTCCAAGTTCTTCCTAATGGCTTTGGCCATATTTCTCTCCTTCGCCCAGGTTGTAATAGAAGCTAATTCTTGGTG GTCGCTAGGTATGAATAACCCTGTTCAGATGTCAGAAGTATATATCATAGGAGCGCAGCCTCTCTGCAGCCAACTGGCAGGACtttcccaaggacagaagaagcTCTGCCACTTGTACCAGGACCACATGCAGTACATCGGAGAGGGCGCCAAGACGGGCATCAAGGAGTGCCAGTATCAGTTCCGACACCGGAGGTGGAACTGCAGCACCGTGGATAACACCTCTGTCTTCGGCAGGGTCATGCAGATCG GCAGCCGCGAGACGGCCTTCACGTACGCGGTGAGCGCCGCGGGGGTGGTCAACGCCATGAGCCGCGCCTGCCGCGAGGGCGAGCTGTCCACCTGCGGCTGCAGCCGCGCCGCGCGCCCCAAGGACCTGCCGCGGGACTGGCTGTGGGGCGGCTGCGGCGACAACATCGACTACGGCTACCGCTTCGCCAAGGAGTTCGTGGACGCCCGCGAGCGGGAGCGCATCCACGCCAAGGGCTCCTACGAGAGCGCGCGCATCCTGATGAACCTGCACAACAACGAGGCCGGCCGCCGG ACGGTGTACAGCCTGGCCGACGTGGCCTGCAAGTGCCATGGGGTGTCGGGCTCCTGCAGCCTCAAGACGTGCTGGCTGCAGCTGGCCGACTTCCGCAAGGTGGGCGACGCCCTGAAGGAGAAGTACGACAGCGCGGCGGCCATGCGGCTCAACAGCCGGGGCAAGCTGGTGCAGGTCAACAGCCGCTTCAACTCGCCCACCACCCAGGACCTGGTCTACATCGACCCCAGCCCCGACTACTGCGTGCGCAACGAGAGCACGGGCTCGCTGGGCACGCAGGGCCGCCTGTGCAACAAGACGTCGGAGGGCATGGACGGCTGCGAGCTCATGTGCTGCGGCCGCGGCTACGACCAGTTCAAGACGGTGCAGACCGAGCGCTGCCACTGCAAGTTCCACTGGTGCTGCTACGTCAAGTGCAAGAAGTGCACGGAGATCGTGGACCAGTTCGTCTGCAA